The following are encoded in a window of Lynx canadensis isolate LIC74 chromosome B1, mLynCan4.pri.v2, whole genome shotgun sequence genomic DNA:
- the LIAS gene encoding lipoyl synthase, mitochondrial isoform X2, translated as MSLRCWGAACTLGPRVFGRYLCSPIRAVSSLPEEKKEFLQNGPNLQDFVTGDLADKSKWDEYKGNLKRQKGERLRLPPWLKTEIPMGKNYNKLKNTLRNLNLHTVCEEARCPNIGECWGGGEYATATATIMESKNSCGMSHP; from the exons atgtCTCTTCGCTGCTGGGGCGCCGCCTGCACCCTGGGGCCCCGG GTATTTGGAAGGTATTTATGCAGTCCAATCAGAGCAGTAAGTTCCttgccagaggaaaaaaaggaattcttacAGAATGGACCAAACCTTCAAGATTTTGTAACTGGTGATCTTGCAGACAAGAGCAAGTGGGATGAGTATAAAGGAAACTTAAAACGCCAGAAAGGAGAAAG GTTAAGACTACCTCCATGGCTAAAGACTGAGATTCCCATGGggaaaaattacaataaattgaaaaatacattgcGGAATTTGAATCTTCATACA GTGTGTGAGGAAGCTCGCTGTCCCAACATTGGAGAGTGTTGGGGAGGTGGAGAATatgccacagccacagccacaatCATG gaATCCAAAAATTCTTGTGGAATGTCTCACCCCTGA
- the LIAS gene encoding lipoyl synthase, mitochondrial isoform X3 → MSLRCWGAACTLGPRVFGRYLCSPIRAVSSLPEEKKEFLQNGPNLQDFVTGDLADKSKWDEYKGNLKRQKGERCVRKLAVPTLESVGEVENMPQPQPQSWNPKILVECLTPDFRGDLKAIEKVALSGLDVYAHNVETVPELQRKVRDPRANFNQSLRVLRHAKEVRPDVISKTSIMLGLGENDEQVYATMKALREADVDCLTLGQYMQPTKRHLKVEEYITPEKFKYWEKVGNELGFHYTASGPLVRSSYKAGEFFLKNLVAKRKKPSKT, encoded by the exons atgtCTCTTCGCTGCTGGGGCGCCGCCTGCACCCTGGGGCCCCGG GTATTTGGAAGGTATTTATGCAGTCCAATCAGAGCAGTAAGTTCCttgccagaggaaaaaaaggaattcttacAGAATGGACCAAACCTTCAAGATTTTGTAACTGGTGATCTTGCAGACAAGAGCAAGTGGGATGAGTATAAAGGAAACTTAAAACGCCAGAAAGGAGAAAG GTGTGTGAGGAAGCTCGCTGTCCCAACATTGGAGAGTGTTGGGGAGGTGGAGAATatgccacagccacagccacaatCATG gaATCCAAAAATTCTTGTGGAATGTCTCACCCCTGATTTCCGAGGAGATCTTAAAGCAATAGAAAAAGTTGCTTTGTCGGGATTAGATGTGTATGCTCATAACGTAGAGACAGTTCCAGAATTGCAGAG GAAAGTTCGTGATCCCCGGGCCAATTTCAACCAGTCTTTGCGCGTACTGCGACATGCCAAGGAGGTTCGGCCTGATGTGATTTCTAAAACCTCCATAATGTTGGGTTTAGGCGAAAATGATGAGCAAGTATACGCAACAATGAAAG CACTTCGTGAAGCAGATGTGGACTGTTTGACTTTAGGACAATATATGCAGCCAACAAAGCGCCACCTGAAG GTTGAAGAATACATTACTCCTGAAAAGTTCAAATACTGGGAAAAAGTAGGAAATGAACTTGGATTTCATTATACTGCAAGCGGCCCTCTGGTGCGTTCTTCATATAAAGCAG gtgaatttttcctgaaaaatttagtggctaaaagaaaaaagcccTCTAAAACATAA
- the LIAS gene encoding lipoyl synthase, mitochondrial isoform X1, translated as MSLRCWGAACTLGPRVFGRYLCSPIRAVSSLPEEKKEFLQNGPNLQDFVTGDLADKSKWDEYKGNLKRQKGERLRLPPWLKTEIPMGKNYNKLKNTLRNLNLHTVCEEARCPNIGECWGGGEYATATATIMLMGDTCTRGCRFCSVKTARDPGPLDANEPYNTAKAIAEWGLDYVVLTSVDRDDMPDGGAEHFAKTVSYLKERNPKILVECLTPDFRGDLKAIEKVALSGLDVYAHNVETVPELQRKVRDPRANFNQSLRVLRHAKEVRPDVISKTSIMLGLGENDEQVYATMKALREADVDCLTLGQYMQPTKRHLKVEEYITPEKFKYWEKVGNELGFHYTASGPLVRSSYKAGEFFLKNLVAKRKKPSKT; from the exons atgtCTCTTCGCTGCTGGGGCGCCGCCTGCACCCTGGGGCCCCGG GTATTTGGAAGGTATTTATGCAGTCCAATCAGAGCAGTAAGTTCCttgccagaggaaaaaaaggaattcttacAGAATGGACCAAACCTTCAAGATTTTGTAACTGGTGATCTTGCAGACAAGAGCAAGTGGGATGAGTATAAAGGAAACTTAAAACGCCAGAAAGGAGAAAG GTTAAGACTACCTCCATGGCTAAAGACTGAGATTCCCATGGggaaaaattacaataaattgaaaaatacattgcGGAATTTGAATCTTCATACA GTGTGTGAGGAAGCTCGCTGTCCCAACATTGGAGAGTGTTGGGGAGGTGGAGAATatgccacagccacagccacaatCATG TTGATGGGTGATACGTGTACAAGAGGTTGCAGATTCTGTTCTGTTAAGACTGCAAGAGATCCAGGTCCGCTTGATGCCAATGAGCCCTACAATACTGCAAAGGCAATTGCAGAGTGGGGTCTGGATTATGTTGTCCTGACGTCTGTGGATCGAGATG ATATGCCTGATGGAGGAGCTGAGCATTTTGCAAAGACTGTATCATACTTAAAGGAAAG gaATCCAAAAATTCTTGTGGAATGTCTCACCCCTGATTTCCGAGGAGATCTTAAAGCAATAGAAAAAGTTGCTTTGTCGGGATTAGATGTGTATGCTCATAACGTAGAGACAGTTCCAGAATTGCAGAG GAAAGTTCGTGATCCCCGGGCCAATTTCAACCAGTCTTTGCGCGTACTGCGACATGCCAAGGAGGTTCGGCCTGATGTGATTTCTAAAACCTCCATAATGTTGGGTTTAGGCGAAAATGATGAGCAAGTATACGCAACAATGAAAG CACTTCGTGAAGCAGATGTGGACTGTTTGACTTTAGGACAATATATGCAGCCAACAAAGCGCCACCTGAAG GTTGAAGAATACATTACTCCTGAAAAGTTCAAATACTGGGAAAAAGTAGGAAATGAACTTGGATTTCATTATACTGCAAGCGGCCCTCTGGTGCGTTCTTCATATAAAGCAG gtgaatttttcctgaaaaatttagtggctaaaagaaaaaagcccTCTAAAACATAA